In the genome of Candidatus Moraniibacteriota bacterium, one region contains:
- a CDS encoding 3D domain-containing protein has translation MRYFGTLVFLAILSFGITNGAQAAIDTDTNTKTTPETETITWSTILEQSIEEDIESVDPRDHSLTSWKTKQAHLWDALPDGKFIINASAYTAAADECGKSDGITASGVKVQEHRTLACPPAYPFGAKIAIEGYGVYTCEDRGGAIKNNHFDIYMETKTQAFAFGRKNLTAEVVR, from the coding sequence ATGCGGTATTTTGGTACCCTTGTCTTCCTTGCGATTCTCTCATTCGGCATAACGAATGGGGCGCAAGCGGCAATCGATACCGATACCAATACGAAAACAACTCCTGAAACCGAAACCATTACCTGGAGCACCATTCTCGAGCAGTCGATTGAAGAGGATATCGAATCAGTCGACCCCCGAGATCATTCGCTCACTTCCTGGAAAACCAAACAGGCACACCTGTGGGACGCCTTGCCGGACGGAAAATTCATCATCAATGCCTCTGCCTATACGGCTGCGGCCGATGAATGCGGAAAGTCCGACGGCATCACCGCATCCGGCGTGAAAGTGCAGGAACACCGCACGCTCGCCTGTCCGCCCGCCTACCCCTTTGGTGCCAAAATCGCTATCGAAGGCTACGGCGTGTACACCTGCGAAGACCGTGGCGGCGCTATCAAAAACAATCACTTCGACATTTACATGGAAACCAAAACACAGGCATTCGCCTTCGGCCGGAAGAATCTGACCGCCGAAGTGGTCCGATAA
- a CDS encoding kinase yields the protein MKNATTLIVLRGPSGAGKSTIAKTIQDRELAQGRKMAYVEQDYFRRTILKERDLQGGYNAELIKIVTILLLQEGYNVIMEGIFNRDRYQEMFQSILAEHPVQNFFFYFDISFEETLKRHKTKPNCHEFGEEEMKSWYKEKNFLDCIREEAISERSELEETVEYIRTFTAPL from the coding sequence ATGAAAAATGCTACAACACTTATCGTTCTTCGCGGACCATCCGGCGCAGGGAAAAGTACGATTGCCAAGACAATACAGGATCGCGAGTTAGCACAAGGAAGAAAGATGGCGTATGTAGAGCAAGACTATTTTCGACGCACTATCCTTAAAGAAAGAGATCTACAGGGCGGATATAATGCGGAACTCATCAAAATAGTAACGATTCTCCTTTTGCAAGAAGGATATAACGTTATCATGGAAGGGATATTTAATCGGGACCGTTATCAGGAAATGTTTCAATCAATTCTTGCCGAACACCCTGTGCAAAATTTCTTCTTTTATTTTGATATTTCGTTTGAAGAAACATTGAAACGCCATAAAACAAAACCAAACTGCCATGAATTTGGCGAGGAGGAAATGAAATCTTGGTACAAAGAAAAGAATTTCCTTGATTGTATCCGAGAAGAGGCTATATCTGAGAGAAGTGAGTTGGAGGAAACGGTGGAATATATTCGAACTTTCACAGCACCCCTTTGA
- a CDS encoding NUDIX domain-containing protein gives MAFYNKIGLLVLNKERTKFLVCEKDKNNVTNDYIMPGGQFFEDSIEECLKNEIKEELDCEINFNTLQFIGEYIDIAAGVPTKEVSIQLYQGDLIGDPTPSSEIKFVHWVGKNDASNTRLSPIVKNKIIPDLLKRSILKPE, from the coding sequence ATGGCTTTTTACAATAAGATAGGACTGCTCGTCCTCAATAAAGAAAGAACTAAATTTCTGGTTTGCGAAAAAGACAAGAATAACGTAACAAACGACTATATAATGCCCGGTGGACAGTTTTTTGAAGATTCCATCGAGGAGTGCTTAAAAAATGAAATCAAAGAGGAGTTAGACTGCGAAATTAACTTCAATACCTTGCAGTTTATTGGTGAGTACATCGATATTGCGGCAGGAGTTCCTACCAAAGAGGTCTCCATACAACTCTACCAGGGTGACTTAATAGGCGATCCAACCCCCTCTTCCGAAATTAAATTTGTACATTGGGTTGGAAAAAATGACGCAAGCAACACACGACTATCTCCAATTGTTAAGAACAAGATAATCCCAGATCTACTGAAAAGATCAATATTAAAGCCAGAGTAA
- a CDS encoding MBL fold metallo-hydrolase — MNIQYYGDFCFKITTKPGGRATDDVVVVIDPCEKDSGLRAPQGQADVTIKTHVSEKDRDISDEALLLDCPGEYDVRGISVLGFPSFRDEDSGALRGKNTIFVLQSEDVTLCHMGALGHELPLGIVEKIGHVDVLFVPVGNKDTLIVKHVDELVRKIEPAIVVPMHYRFPGFETESEDEQVFCKEIGNCPESTVSKLTFKKKDLDGKNMEVVLFERA, encoded by the coding sequence ATGAATATTCAGTACTACGGAGATTTTTGCTTTAAAATAACAACAAAGCCCGGTGGTCGCGCAACGGACGATGTGGTAGTGGTGATCGATCCGTGTGAAAAAGACTCGGGTCTTCGTGCGCCGCAGGGTCAAGCGGATGTGACGATCAAGACGCACGTGAGTGAAAAAGATCGCGATATATCGGATGAAGCACTGCTTCTTGACTGTCCGGGCGAGTACGATGTTCGAGGAATATCCGTACTTGGATTTCCTTCGTTTCGCGATGAGGACTCCGGTGCGCTGCGCGGGAAGAATACGATATTTGTCTTGCAGAGCGAGGATGTCACTCTCTGCCATATGGGCGCCTTGGGGCATGAGCTGCCGCTTGGCATTGTGGAAAAGATAGGGCATGTCGACGTCTTGTTTGTCCCGGTGGGGAATAAGGATACGCTGATCGTGAAGCATGTCGATGAATTGGTGCGAAAAATCGAGCCGGCGATCGTGGTGCCGATGCACTACCGTTTCCCGGGGTTTGAGACAGAGAGTGAAGATGAACAGGTGTTTTGCAAGGAGATTGGAAATTGTCCGGAGTCGACGGTTTCCAAACTGACATTCAAGAAAAAAGATCTCGATGGGAAGAATATGGAAGTAGTGCTCTTTGAGCGGGCGTAG
- the gyrA gene encoding DNA gyrase subunit A: MKKNAVESVMTPEDHIHLQPITDEVRKSYLDYAMSVIVSRALPDVRDGMKPVHRRILYSMWSTGLKSSAKFRKSATVVGEVLGKYHPHGDTAVYDTMVRMAQDFSLRYPLVWGQGNFGSMDGDSPAAYRYTEAKLSPIAEEMLFDIEKDTVDFIPNFDGMHKEPVVLPAKLPQLLANGTVGIAVGMATNIPPHNLSELVDGIAHLIDTPEASTEDLLKFIKGPDFPTGGIIYNAKDIREAYATGRGKITTRAKAEIIETKAGMFQIVATEITYLTNKSTLIQKIAELVKDGKLQGIKDLRDESDKDGVRIVVELKKEAFPQKVLNKLYSLTDFQKNFNMNMLALVNGIEPQVLNLKSILEQFVAHREIVVTRRTRFELEKAKDRAHILEGLKTALDHIDEVIAIIKKSPDKETAKTRLMKNFRLSDRQTDAILEMRLQTLAGLERKKIEDELAEKRKLIAELEDLLGSRTKLMKLVKGELLDLKAKYGDGRKTKVVRSGIGEFKQEDLIPNEEAIITLSQDGYVKRMNPDVYRVQKRGGKGVIGATTNEGDAIAKVLGIMTHDNLMFFTDTGKVFQTKAYEIPESSRTAKGQAIVNFLQMSPEERITALIAFNKDDNYKYLFMATEQGTIKKTKLEDYETVRRSGLITINLEKGDMLGWVAPTTGSDHIIFTTSEGQAIRFKESDVRPMGRNAGGVRGIKLAASDKVVGMNVVRAEGKDLELIILSGSGFGKRTDLKHYKLQHRGGSGMKTAKVTPKIGKLVGAEVVHKDDISECDLMATSRKGTIIRIPLKSVPLLSRVTQGVRVMRPQSGDGVASFTVL, translated from the coding sequence ATGAAGAAAAATGCTGTTGAAAGCGTGATGACGCCGGAAGATCATATTCACCTGCAGCCGATTACGGACGAAGTGCGGAAATCATACCTTGATTATGCGATGAGCGTGATTGTGTCGCGCGCACTCCCCGATGTGCGCGATGGAATGAAGCCGGTGCATCGCCGCATTCTCTACTCCATGTGGTCTACGGGGCTTAAGTCGAGCGCGAAATTTCGCAAATCGGCGACGGTTGTCGGAGAAGTGCTGGGGAAATACCATCCGCATGGCGATACGGCGGTTTACGACACCATGGTGCGTATGGCGCAGGACTTCTCTCTTCGCTATCCGCTCGTGTGGGGACAGGGGAACTTCGGTTCTATGGACGGAGACTCTCCGGCGGCGTATCGTTATACGGAGGCGAAACTTTCCCCGATAGCCGAAGAAATGCTCTTTGATATCGAAAAAGACACGGTGGACTTCATCCCGAATTTTGACGGTATGCACAAGGAGCCGGTGGTGTTGCCGGCGAAATTGCCGCAGCTGCTTGCAAATGGCACGGTTGGTATTGCCGTCGGCATGGCGACTAATATTCCGCCGCACAATCTTTCCGAGCTGGTCGACGGTATTGCGCACCTCATTGATACTCCTGAAGCGAGCACGGAAGATCTCTTGAAGTTTATCAAGGGGCCGGACTTTCCGACGGGAGGTATTATTTACAATGCGAAAGATATACGCGAGGCCTATGCGACGGGTCGCGGGAAAATTACGACGCGTGCCAAGGCGGAAATTATCGAAACGAAGGCGGGTATGTTCCAGATCGTGGCGACCGAAATCACGTATCTGACCAACAAATCGACCCTGATACAGAAAATCGCCGAATTGGTGAAGGATGGAAAGTTGCAGGGCATCAAGGATCTTCGCGACGAATCCGACAAAGACGGTGTGCGCATCGTGGTTGAACTGAAAAAAGAGGCCTTTCCGCAGAAGGTGCTCAACAAGCTCTACTCGCTCACGGATTTCCAGAAGAATTTCAACATGAACATGTTGGCACTGGTAAACGGTATCGAGCCGCAGGTGCTGAATCTGAAGTCGATTCTCGAGCAGTTCGTTGCGCATCGTGAGATCGTGGTGACGCGGCGGACTCGGTTTGAGCTTGAGAAAGCGAAAGATCGCGCGCATATCCTCGAGGGGCTTAAAACGGCGCTGGATCATATAGACGAGGTGATCGCCATTATCAAGAAGTCTCCGGACAAGGAAACAGCAAAGACGCGCCTCATGAAGAATTTTCGCCTTTCGGATCGGCAAACGGATGCAATCCTCGAAATGCGGCTCCAGACGCTTGCCGGACTCGAACGCAAGAAAATCGAAGACGAGCTTGCCGAGAAGCGAAAGCTTATTGCCGAACTTGAGGATCTCTTGGGGAGTCGGACGAAGCTGATGAAGCTGGTTAAGGGTGAGCTGCTTGACCTTAAGGCGAAGTATGGTGATGGACGCAAGACGAAGGTGGTTCGTTCGGGTATCGGCGAGTTTAAGCAGGAAGATCTCATTCCGAATGAGGAGGCAATCATCACTCTTTCCCAAGATGGCTATGTGAAGCGCATGAATCCGGATGTGTATCGCGTGCAAAAGCGCGGCGGCAAGGGGGTAATCGGTGCAACGACAAATGAGGGCGATGCGATTGCCAAGGTGCTCGGCATTATGACACATGACAACCTCATGTTTTTTACCGATACCGGCAAGGTGTTCCAGACCAAAGCGTATGAAATACCCGAATCGTCGCGCACAGCGAAGGGGCAGGCGATCGTGAATTTCCTTCAAATGTCGCCGGAAGAGCGCATTACCGCGCTTATTGCCTTCAACAAAGATGACAACTACAAGTATCTCTTCATGGCAACCGAACAGGGCACGATCAAGAAAACGAAGCTTGAAGACTATGAGACGGTGCGTCGAAGCGGGCTTATTACTATCAACCTTGAAAAGGGAGATATGCTCGGGTGGGTGGCGCCAACGACCGGTTCTGACCATATCATCTTTACGACGAGCGAAGGGCAGGCGATTCGCTTTAAAGAAAGCGATGTGCGCCCGATGGGGCGAAATGCCGGCGGCGTGCGCGGTATCAAACTCGCCGCGTCCGACAAGGTGGTCGGCATGAATGTGGTGCGTGCGGAGGGAAAGGATCTCGAACTCATCATTCTTTCGGGGAGTGGCTTTGGGAAGCGCACGGATCTCAAGCACTACAAGCTCCAGCATCGCGGCGGAAGCGGTATGAAAACCGCTAAAGTGACGCCGAAAATTGGCAAGCTTGTCGGTGCGGAGGTGGTACATAAGGATGATATTTCCGAATGCGACCTCATGGCGACCTCGAGAAAGGGCACAATCATCCGCATTCCTTTGAAAAGTGTCCCGCTTCTCTCCCGCGTCACCCAAGGTGTCCGCGTTATGCGTCCGCAATCCGGCGATGGAGTAGCATCGTTCACGGTGTTGTAG
- a CDS encoding bifunctional oligoribonuclease/PAP phosphatase NrnA: protein MNAFSSEFRTLSYVIKKSPSFLLFAHTRPDADTVGATVALAEFLRCQGKEVSIACFDPFPLQLAELLSETSETFLHPDQLDLSRYGAIIACDSVDRGFDRVLPRVARRQVTVTLDHHPDVAVSSDLELVDASYSSTCELMYTYFEKIGAEFNKKIATALLTGIIFDTGNFQHICTTPRVMDIAGILMKKGASLDRIVDALFTNKSIPALRLWGKAFERSILNEKNGMLVTAVTKRDVEECEASIEDIYHVTSILSTVPEAKFAMVLSERDDETVRASLRSLEKHNVDVSEIAHRFGGGGHRLASGFEVPGKITRLEDGWAVV, encoded by the coding sequence ATGAACGCCTTTTCTTCGGAATTCCGGACGCTTTCCTACGTCATAAAGAAATCGCCCTCGTTTCTGCTGTTTGCGCATACTCGTCCGGATGCGGATACAGTTGGGGCAACCGTAGCACTTGCAGAATTTCTCCGGTGTCAGGGGAAGGAAGTCTCTATTGCCTGTTTCGATCCTTTTCCGCTGCAACTTGCCGAATTGCTTTCGGAGACGTCGGAGACATTTCTTCATCCGGATCAGCTGGATTTATCGCGCTACGGAGCTATTATTGCGTGTGACTCTGTTGACCGTGGGTTTGACCGCGTGCTTCCTCGGGTGGCACGTCGACAAGTTACGGTGACTCTGGATCACCATCCGGATGTCGCGGTTTCAAGTGATTTGGAGCTGGTTGATGCCAGCTACTCATCTACCTGTGAGTTGATGTACACGTACTTTGAGAAAATCGGTGCGGAATTCAATAAGAAAATAGCGACCGCACTTTTGACGGGCATCATATTCGATACGGGAAATTTTCAGCATATTTGCACAACGCCGCGCGTTATGGATATAGCGGGAATTCTGATGAAGAAGGGAGCGTCGCTTGATCGAATTGTGGATGCGCTCTTTACCAATAAAAGTATTCCGGCGCTTCGATTGTGGGGGAAGGCATTTGAGCGCTCTATTCTCAATGAGAAGAATGGCATGTTGGTGACAGCAGTGACAAAACGCGATGTCGAAGAATGTGAAGCCTCTATCGAAGATATTTACCATGTGACATCTATATTGAGTACGGTTCCGGAAGCAAAATTTGCTATGGTGCTTTCAGAACGAGATGATGAGACGGTTCGCGCAAGCCTGCGTTCTTTGGAGAAGCATAACGTGGACGTTTCGGAAATCGCGCACCGATTTGGCGGCGGCGGACATCGCTTGGCGAGCGGTTTTGAGGTTCCCGGGAAGATTACGCGTCTGGAGGATGGCTGGGCGGTGGTATAA
- a CDS encoding response regulator yields the protein MNNKNIFLAPGAGQYVKNYEIGDGADIWLGQETIPIDNPHCFIGHSLGVNFLLSKKINTACTLICVNPLVKKRALFSLFIRWIKFLLFEGIPKEKLVPLAYWPSNIKKALQLLKIDTLHELQRFPKENISIIRGTEDKYFCTTDDVAVLKNHGFTVFEVPAGHDWNENIKNTVASILQERAIHNESTPSSSIPSSQRSCDTIKESKRLMLMNDPAPELSAEQRKVCLIDDEADVREMYTIALTAEGFDVISADNGDTGLALIRAEHPDIILLDLQMPVSDGFDVLTSLSTNKDIAKIPVIILSNTDNEEAFKKVGTFNTRFFLVKALTTPKKVAGIVREVFME from the coding sequence ATGAACAACAAAAATATATTCTTAGCGCCCGGAGCCGGTCAATACGTAAAGAATTATGAGATCGGCGATGGCGCTGATATTTGGCTTGGACAAGAAACCATTCCAATAGACAATCCGCATTGCTTTATTGGACACAGCTTGGGAGTAAATTTCCTCTTGAGCAAGAAAATCAATACCGCTTGCACGCTCATCTGCGTCAATCCTCTTGTAAAGAAGCGCGCGCTTTTCTCGCTCTTCATTCGTTGGATAAAATTCCTTCTCTTTGAAGGTATACCCAAAGAAAAACTCGTGCCTCTCGCCTATTGGCCAAGCAATATCAAGAAGGCTTTGCAATTACTCAAAATAGACACGCTCCACGAACTCCAGAGGTTTCCGAAAGAAAATATCAGCATTATCAGAGGAACGGAAGACAAATACTTTTGCACCACAGATGACGTAGCTGTATTGAAGAATCACGGATTTACCGTATTCGAGGTGCCCGCCGGGCATGATTGGAATGAAAACATCAAGAACACTGTTGCCAGCATTCTCCAAGAACGTGCAATTCACAACGAAAGCACCCCTTCTTCATCCATCCCTTCATCCCAAAGAAGCTGTGATACAATAAAAGAAAGTAAACGTCTCATGCTTATGAACGACCCGGCACCTGAACTCTCCGCAGAACAGCGAAAAGTCTGCCTGATAGACGATGAGGCGGATGTTCGCGAAATGTATACCATTGCCCTCACTGCAGAGGGTTTTGATGTGATTTCCGCAGACAATGGCGATACCGGACTCGCACTTATCCGAGCCGAGCACCCCGATATCATCCTCCTTGATCTGCAAATGCCCGTCTCCGACGGATTCGATGTACTCACATCACTGTCCACTAACAAAGATATTGCCAAAATTCCCGTTATTATCCTCAGCAACACCGACAACGAAGAAGCCTTCAAAAAGGTCGGGACATTCAATACACGGTTTTTTCTCGTAAAAGCCCTCACAACCCCAAAGAAAGTCGCCGGCATCGTACGAGAAGTCTTCATGGAATAG
- a CDS encoding S1 RNA-binding domain-containing protein: MATKKTLSSLLDETLALHKKAGSPETADNIKQEPEESAPKKKAPAKKPATAEKTTKKSTKTSEKSPEETVATRKSAKKSSEKTAKTEPEEIIDDSEMGRLIAEHPFEVPKVGDILQGTIIEVGSNFALVDLGPLGTGTVLGKEMRDGLAGGVKVKKGDTVSATLIDLENDEGSIELSIREASYDKSWEDIQMKLENKEVVPTKILEANKGGLMIEVNGVPGFLPVSQLGSEHYPRVEDGDKNKILELLKRLIGQELNVRILDADRINEKLIVSEKAARSEKERAAISSLKVGDTVSGEVSGVVDFGAFVKFPIPDNEKERVEGLVHISELAWQLIDDPRTVVRTGDQVSVKVIGIEDTRISLSMKALKDDPWANVTEKYSVGDTVEGKVDKINHFGAFVYLDKDIHGLAYVSEFQNLYPGRKMEEVFQVGGNYKWKILSMEPKSHRMGLLPVK; the protein is encoded by the coding sequence ATGGCTACAAAGAAAACACTCAGCTCTCTCCTCGATGAAACACTCGCTCTTCACAAGAAGGCGGGGAGCCCTGAAACAGCAGACAACATAAAGCAAGAGCCTGAAGAGTCCGCCCCGAAAAAGAAAGCTCCGGCAAAGAAACCGGCTACTGCCGAAAAAACCACGAAGAAATCGACAAAAACAAGCGAGAAGTCACCGGAAGAAACAGTGGCAACTCGCAAGAGTGCCAAGAAATCAAGCGAAAAGACCGCAAAGACTGAGCCTGAAGAAATAATCGATGACTCCGAAATGGGCCGATTGATTGCGGAACACCCCTTTGAAGTACCAAAAGTAGGCGATATTCTCCAAGGAACCATTATTGAAGTGGGCTCCAATTTCGCCTTGGTTGACCTCGGGCCACTAGGAACCGGCACCGTGCTCGGCAAAGAAATGCGAGACGGACTCGCCGGCGGCGTCAAAGTGAAGAAAGGTGACACGGTAAGCGCCACGCTTATCGATCTCGAAAATGACGAGGGCTCCATCGAACTCTCTATCCGTGAAGCTTCCTACGACAAATCTTGGGAAGATATCCAGATGAAGCTCGAAAATAAAGAGGTTGTCCCCACCAAGATACTCGAAGCAAACAAGGGCGGTCTCATGATCGAAGTAAATGGCGTACCCGGATTCCTTCCGGTTTCCCAGCTGGGAAGCGAGCACTACCCGCGCGTCGAAGACGGAGACAAAAACAAGATTCTCGAACTCCTCAAGAGACTCATCGGACAAGAGCTCAATGTCCGTATCCTTGACGCCGATCGCATCAATGAGAAACTCATCGTAAGTGAAAAGGCCGCCCGAAGCGAGAAAGAGCGCGCTGCCATTTCTTCTCTCAAAGTCGGCGATACGGTGTCCGGCGAAGTAAGCGGCGTTGTTGATTTCGGCGCATTCGTCAAATTTCCTATTCCGGACAATGAAAAAGAGCGTGTCGAGGGTTTGGTACATATTTCCGAGCTCGCCTGGCAACTCATCGACGATCCGCGAACCGTAGTTCGAACCGGCGATCAGGTCAGTGTCAAGGTGATCGGCATCGAAGACACGCGCATTTCCCTCTCTATGAAGGCGCTCAAAGACGACCCCTGGGCAAATGTCACTGAGAAATATTCTGTCGGAGACACCGTGGAAGGGAAAGTCGACAAAATTAACCATTTCGGCGCATTCGTCTACCTCGACAAGGATATTCATGGACTCGCCTACGTGAGCGAATTCCAGAATCTCTACCCGGGCCGAAAAATGGAAGAGGTCTTTCAAGTCGGAGGGAACTACAAATGGAAAATCCTCTCCATGGAACCGAAGAGTCACCGCATGGGACTCCTCCCCGTGAAATAG
- a CDS encoding NYN domain-containing protein, whose product MAKFKEQRVGMLVDVQNMYYSARILFSKKVSFRNVLLAGTADRKLIRAIAYGIKTVEGMEDKFFEALEKSGFEVKTKDLQIFPDGSKKGDWDVGIAMDAVKMARNLDVIILVSGDGDYIPLVEYIQSTTGCRVEGMAFKESASAKLIEQLDDFINLSENKKLFLI is encoded by the coding sequence ATGGCGAAATTTAAAGAACAGCGCGTCGGCATGCTAGTTGACGTGCAAAATATGTATTACAGCGCGCGCATTCTTTTCAGTAAGAAGGTGAGTTTTAGGAATGTGCTGCTTGCGGGGACAGCGGATCGGAAGCTTATTCGGGCGATTGCGTATGGGATTAAGACGGTCGAAGGAATGGAGGACAAGTTCTTCGAAGCGCTGGAAAAGTCCGGTTTTGAGGTAAAAACGAAGGATTTGCAAATCTTTCCCGATGGCTCGAAGAAAGGTGATTGGGATGTAGGTATTGCGATGGATGCAGTAAAAATGGCACGAAACCTCGATGTGATTATTCTGGTTTCGGGCGATGGTGATTATATCCCGCTTGTGGAGTATATTCAGTCAACGACCGGATGTCGCGTTGAGGGTATGGCGTTTAAAGAATCGGCGAGTGCTAAGCTTATCGAGCAGCTTGATGATTTTATCAATCTCTCCGAGAATAAGAAGCTGTTTTTGATTTAG
- the rpsO gene encoding 30S ribosomal protein S15, with product MLTTKQKVKATKDVKRHEKDTGSPEYQIAMFTERIKKLTDHLKKNKKDFHSRRGLLKMVSKRKRLMGYLQKTDEKSAKSIAKKLKLA from the coding sequence ATGTTGACGACGAAGCAGAAGGTAAAGGCGACGAAGGATGTGAAGCGGCATGAGAAGGACACAGGGTCGCCGGAGTATCAGATCGCGATGTTTACCGAGCGGATCAAGAAGTTGACCGATCACCTCAAGAAGAATAAGAAAGACTTTCATTCTCGTCGCGGACTGCTCAAAATGGTGTCGAAGCGGAAGCGATTGATGGGATATCTCCAGAAAACCGATGAGAAATCTGCGAAGTCGATTGCCAAGAAGCTCAAACTCGCCTAG
- the rplS gene encoding 50S ribosomal protein L19, which yields MDQKLIAFNLSQRRTDLPPVRTGDVVRITRKIKEGGKERLQVFEGMIIAKKGGQSASPTITVRKISFGVGVEIIFPLNSPQVQKIDFVKRTKAGRSKIYYVRDKSAKVLSRKLKEIPAKDMLPEQSSKKTPAKPEPAQEESAATARESAPAAKE from the coding sequence ATGGACCAGAAACTCATCGCATTCAATCTCTCCCAGCGACGAACCGACCTCCCTCCCGTTCGAACCGGCGATGTCGTCCGCATCACCCGCAAAATCAAAGAAGGCGGCAAGGAGCGTCTCCAGGTCTTCGAAGGCATGATTATTGCCAAAAAAGGCGGCCAGAGCGCCTCGCCGACCATCACGGTCCGCAAAATCTCTTTTGGTGTCGGCGTGGAAATCATTTTCCCGCTCAATTCCCCGCAAGTGCAAAAAATCGACTTCGTAAAGCGCACCAAAGCCGGCCGTTCAAAGATCTATTACGTCCGCGACAAATCCGCAAAGGTCTTGAGCCGAAAGCTCAAAGAAATTCCCGCGAAAGATATGCTTCCTGAGCAATCCTCAAAGAAAACTCCTGCCAAACCGGAGCCCGCCCAAGAGGAATCCGCGGCAACTGCCAGAGAATCGGCTCCCGCAGCGAAAGAATAG
- a CDS encoding SET domain-containing protein-lysine N-methyltransferase, with protein sequence MGTPQKPGKQTWISEKIEIQNSPIGGRGMFAVEKINKNESVLVWGGEYVKSEQAQKAKNKEKLVMQWDDELYSIEDRGDDQGYFLNHSCDPNVWMSDAYTLIARRDIRVGEEVTADYVLWEADENKVSKWECYCGATGCRKRVTGKDWQIPELQAKYRGHFSPLLNKRISAMHF encoded by the coding sequence ATGGGTACACCTCAAAAGCCAGGTAAGCAAACTTGGATATCTGAGAAAATCGAAATTCAAAACTCTCCTATTGGCGGCAGAGGTATGTTTGCAGTCGAGAAAATCAACAAAAATGAATCGGTACTGGTATGGGGTGGGGAGTATGTGAAGAGTGAACAAGCACAAAAAGCAAAAAATAAAGAGAAGCTCGTCATGCAGTGGGATGACGAGCTCTACAGTATCGAAGACCGAGGTGATGACCAGGGATATTTCCTTAATCATTCTTGTGATCCGAATGTCTGGATGAGTGATGCTTATACGCTTATTGCCAGACGTGACATCAGAGTTGGAGAAGAGGTAACGGCCGACTATGTCCTGTGGGAAGCTGATGAAAATAAAGTATCAAAATGGGAGTGTTACTGTGGCGCTACAGGGTGCCGTAAGCGGGTAACAGGAAAAGATTGGCAGATACCAGAACTTCAGGCAAAATATCGTGGACATTTTTCACCACTGCTTAATAAGCGGATTTCTGCAATGCATTTCTAA
- a CDS encoding uracil-DNA glycosylase: protein MKREEKEAALAKLNSDMAAACLCELRHSAKNVVPGIGSADADILFIGEAPGKKEDETGEPFVGAAGKFLNEMLGSVGLSRDDIYITNVVKYRPPNNRDPLPEEVTACWPWLRAQVELIDPKIIILLGRHALERFVPGKRISVEHGKAFRRNVPNLGTYVFYALYHPAAALYNGSMRETLMKDFAKIPKILEMLGKES, encoded by the coding sequence ATGAAACGTGAGGAGAAAGAAGCGGCGCTCGCAAAGCTGAATAGTGATATGGCGGCAGCGTGTTTATGCGAGCTGCGACACTCGGCGAAGAACGTTGTTCCGGGTATCGGGAGTGCCGACGCTGATATCCTCTTTATTGGGGAGGCACCCGGGAAAAAGGAAGATGAAACCGGTGAGCCGTTTGTGGGCGCTGCCGGGAAATTCCTCAATGAAATGTTGGGGTCTGTCGGGCTTTCGCGCGACGATATCTATATCACCAATGTCGTGAAGTATCGCCCGCCGAATAATCGCGATCCACTTCCCGAAGAAGTTACCGCGTGCTGGCCATGGCTTCGCGCGCAGGTGGAGCTTATTGATCCGAAAATCATCATTCTTCTCGGGCGGCATGCGCTCGAACGGTTTGTGCCGGGGAAGCGCATATCAGTTGAGCATGGCAAAGCGTTTCGCCGAAACGTGCCCAATCTCGGCACGTATGTCTTCTATGCGCTCTATCACCCTGCCGCCGCGCTCTACAATGGCTCCATGCGCGAGACACTCATGAAAGATTTCGCAAAGATACCAAAAATTTTGGAAATGCTCGGGAAAGAAAGTTGA